The Thermoanaerobacterium thermosaccharolyticum DSM 571 region GGTACGCGAGCTGGGTTCAGAACGTCGTGAGACAGTTCGGTCCCTATCCGTCGCGGGCGTAGGAAATTTGAGAGGAACTGCCCTTAGTACGAGAGGACCGGGGTGGACAAACCGATGGTGTACCAGTTGCGAAGCCATTCGCACAGCTGGGTAGCCAAGTTTGGAAGGGATAAACGCTGAAAGCATCTAAGCGTGAAACCCACCTCAAGAAAAGATTTCCCATCCGAAAGGAGTAAGACACCTTGGAGAAGACGAGGTAGATAGGCCGGAGGTGTAAGAGTAGAAATACTTTGAGCTGACCGGTACTAATAAGTCGAGGACTTGACCAAAGAAGCATTGTGCAGTATTCAAAGTTCATTTAAAAGCATATAGCGAAAAATATTATCACCGTTCACAAATTGTGTTTTCTATATACTAACGGCTCACTACGTTAGCTCGGCTAAAGCCGTCTATGCGTTGTGACGGCTTTTAACGCCTCACCGCACTGCGTTCGCCGAGTATATAACGAAAACGCAATTAATAGTTCACTTGTGATAATATTTTTCGAAAAAAGTATTTATTAGATAAGATTTTTTCGAAAGATGTAAAAGGACAAATGAACAAAAGATTTCCGGTGGCAATAGCGGAGGTTAAAAACCCGTTCCCATTCCGAACACGGAAGTGAAGCCCTCCAGCGCCGATGGTACTGATTACTCGGGAGAGTAGGTCGCTGCCGGAATTAAAATATTCCTCAGTAGCTCAATGGTGGAGCAACCGGCTGTTAACCGGTAGGTTGTAGGTTCGAGCCCTACCTGAGGAGCCATTTTTGTATTTAAAAAAGAATATTTTGCGGATGTGGCTCAGTGGTAGAGCATCGGCTTCCCAAGCCGAGGATCGCGGGTTCGAATCCCGTCATCCGCTCCAAATAGACTTGTAAAGATTTCGCTTGCGCGAAGTCTTTTTTATTTTTATGCATTAATAAAGACAAGATATAATATAATGATATTAGAAACGTATAATTTTAGGGGGCTTACCTATGGATGTCTATGATGTATCACTGATACCTCTTATAATTGGTTTGGTTGAGGTGGTAAAACAAATTGGATTACCAAAAAAGTATTCTGCCTTAGTATAACTAGTTTTTGGAATAGCTCTCGGAATATTGTACATAGCTCCAGGAGATACATTGAAAGGTATATTGCTGGGTACTGCTATGGGCCTTGGTGCATCAGGACTTTACAGTACGACTAAAAATACAGTAGAAGCTATCAAAAAATGATTAAAAAATTAAAGGTGTATATTTGTTTCATACACCATATTTTTATATGATATTGATTTTTGCTTTGTATTTGTATAACCTATTTATTAGTAAATATTTTTTATTTTTGGCTATATGAAAGGATGTTTTTATGTTTAATGGAAAGGTCATAGTAGTGACTGGAGGTTCAGGTGGCATTGGTTCTTTTATATGTAAAAAACTTGCAGAATTAGGCGGATGTGTTGCAATTCATTATAACAGCGACTATGAGAGTGCCAATAATTTAAGAAGGCACATAAAAGAAGAATTAGGTTATGCAGATATATTTAAAGCGGATATAAGCAACAGATCAGAAGTGGAAATGATGATGAAAGATATCTTTGATAAATTTGGGCGGATAGATTATCTGGTTAATAATGCTGGTATTTCACAGATAAAACCTTTTATGGACATAACAGAGGACGAATGGAAACATATGATGGATATAAATTTAGGTGGAGCATTTAACTGTACACAAAGTGCTTTAAAATATATGCTAAAGAATAAAAAAGGTGCTATTGTAAATATTTCATCAATGTGGGGAATATATGGCGCATCATGTGAAGTACATTATTCGGCTGCAAAAGGTGGTATTATAGCTTTTACTAAGGCGTTGGCAAAAGAATTAGGACCATCAAATATCCGTGTCAATTGCGTAGCACCAGGAGTCATTGATACGAAAATGAACAGGAAATTATCGGTTGATATAATTGAGGATTTAGCATCAAGGACGTCTCTTGAAAGGCTAGGAACTCCAGATGAAGTTGCCAAAGCTGTATCTTTTTTATTGTCTGATGAATCTTCATTTATAACAGGACAAGTTTTAACAGTTGATGGAGGATTCATTTAAAACATAAAGCCTAGTCAGTTTCTTTCACTTTCGATTTTATAGTTATTAATTAAACATTTACATAAATAATTAACACTCTTGACATATGGAATTTATAGGATTATAATTTTAATTGTTAGCAGCCGTTCAGTTAGAGTGCTAATATCAAACATAATACAATATCATCACATTTAGCACACATTATGTTATACTCTATAACACATTTATAAATTCTAAATTTTAAAAACTAAATAGAGATAAAGGAGGAATTCGAATGAAAGCTTTATTGCTAGCGGGAGGATTAGGGACAAGACTAAGACCTCTAACAAATTTTCTTCCTAAACCTATGGTACCCATAATGGGAAAGCCTTTGTTAGAGTCAACCATTTTAAGATTAAAGCATCAAGGTGTAGATGAAGTAGTTATAAGTACATGTTATAAATCGAATCATATAGAAAAATATTTTGGAGATGGTGAAAAATTAGGCGTAAAAGTCTCTTATATTAAAGAAGATATACCTCTTGGTACAGGCGGTGCTATAAAAAATGCAGAAGATTTTTTTGATGATACTTTTATAGTTCTCAATTCAGATATCATTTGTGATTTGAACATTAAAAATCTTGTAGAATACCATAAGTCAAAAAATGCTTTAGCTACGATTGCTATGACTAAAGTTGAAGATCCGTCTCAATACGGTGTAATTGAATATGACGATAATGATTTCATTACGGCATTTAAGGAGAAGCCGAAACCATATGAGACAAATTCTAAATGGATAAACGCCGGAATATATGTGTTTGAGCCTGAGCTATTAAGCGAAATTCCAAAAGATGAAGTTGTGTCGATAGAGAGGGATACATATCCCAAACTTCTTTCAAAAGGATGCAGCATGGCTGCATATAGGTATGATGGATACTGGATAGATATAGGTACTATTGAAAAATATAAAAGAGTTCACTTTGATATTTTTGAAGATAATTGTAAATTCGTTGATGTGAGAGATTATAATTTTAAACGCAAAACTACTATGATAGACCCTTCAGCAAAGATAGTAGAACCAATTTTTATAGGGAACAATGTGAAAATAGATGCAAAAGCAAATATTGGACCATACGTTGTTATAGGTGACAATACTCACATAGGATCTAACAGCATAATAAGGCATAGCATCATATGGGACAATGTGAAAATTAACAAAAATGTAAATTTAATAAATGCAGTTGTTGCCTCAAATAGCATTATTGATGGAATGAGAAAGATTGTAGATGAAGTTTATGCTAATAATTTTAATGATTATGCAGTAAGTTGATAGAGGTGATGGAAATGGTGAAGAATAAAGAGATAAAAATAGCATTTTTAAGTACATTTCCTCCTAGAGAATGTGGTATAGCAACATTTACTCAAGATTTAGTAAATGAACTTAAAGATATTAAAATAATAAACGAGCCAAAGGTAATTGCTATAAATGATAGAGAATATGATTACGACGATGATGTTATTTATGAATTGCAGCAGCATGACAGGAATAGTTATATAAAATTAGCTGAAAAATTGAATGATTCTTCAATTGACTTATTAGTAATTGAGCATGAGTACGGGATATATGGTGGAGAATGGGGCGAGTACATCCTTGATCTGATAAATAATTTGAAGATACCTTATGTTGTAACGCTTCACACTATATTATCAGAGCCATTAGATAAGCAGAAGTATATTTTGCAAGAATTGTGTAAGAAAAGCAAAAGAGTCGTCACTATGGCCAAAAATACAATTCCACTACTTTTAAATGTGTACGGTGTTGATGAGAAAAAGATAGCCGTTTTGCCCCATGGTGTTCCGAATCTGCCTACATTGTCAAGTGAAAGTTTGAGAAAGAAGTATAATATAGACGATAAATTTGTTGTTAGCACTTTTGGACTCATAAGTCCCGGCAAAGGATTAGAATATGGCATAGAAGCAATTGCAAAGGTAAAAGAAGAACATCCTGATATACTGTACCTTATTCTTGGACAGACGCATCCTAACATAGTCAAGTCTGATGGTGAAGTTTATAGAGATTTTCTAATAAGGCGTGTCAATGAACTTAATTTAAACGATAATGTAAAGTTTGTTAATAAATATTTAACAAAGAGAGAGATTGTAGAATATTTAAAACTTTCAGATGTGTATATGACACCGTACATTGGAAGAGAACAGGCTGTAAGTGGGACACTGGCATATGCCGCAGGGCTAGGAAAACTAGTAGTTTCGACGCCGTACAAATATGCTGAAGAAATTTTAAGCGATGGCAGAGGATTATTGGCTAATTTTAAAGATCCAGATTCTATAGCGAAATGTATAAAGTTTGCCATAGAAAACCCTCACAAGAGACAACTTATGGAGGAGAAAATGAAGGTTTATGGAAAGTCAATGATGTGGGATAATGTTGCACTAGAATATGTTGAGATGTTTTTGAGAATATTTGAAGATTTAGAAGATGATGCCAAAGAAGCAGTATAAACAGGAGGAGACATTATATGAATGGTAAAAGTTTGTTTAATCATTTGTTTATACTGACAGACGATACAGGAATGATGCAACATTCAATTGGTTCTACTCCTAATCCTAAGTATGGCTATACAACAGATGATAATGCAAGGGCAATAATAGCTTCTGCCATGATGTACGAAATGTACAAAGAAGAAAAATTCCTAAATTTGATTAAGAGGTACTTATCTTTCCTAATGTATGCTCAGGATGAAGATGGGTATTTCAGAAATTTCATGACATATGATAGAAAATTCATTGACGATGATTTTTCTGAAGACTGTTTCGGCAGATGCATGTGGGCACTTGGATACTTATTGGATTCTCCTTTAGATGATAGGATTAAGTTATCTGCTTTAAAGATGATTGAGAAATCACTACCTATTATTGATGATTTAAAATATATTAGAGGAAAAGCATATACTCTTATAGGGCTTTATCACATTTATAATGCAGAAAACAAATTTAAAAAAGATTTTATTAAAGGCAAAATAGTGAACTTGACCAATGACATTATTAAATGGTACGAAAAAAATTCAAATGATGATTGGAAATGGTTTGAAGGTACTGTATCATATGATAATGGAATTATTCCATTATCACTTTTAAAATCTTTTATTGTCTTAAAAGACGAAAAAATTCTAGATATAGCATTAGAAAGTTTAGAATTTTTGGACTCTATATGCTTTAGAAATGGCTATTTTAAAGCTGTCGGTTGCAAAGGATGGTATGAAAGAGGTAAAAACATAGCAGAGTTTGATGAGCAGCCTGTAGAAGCATATACGATGGCTCTTATGTATATAGATGCGTACAATGTTACAGGAAATGAAAAATACAGAGAAAGAGCATTAGCTTGCGATGATTGGTTTTATGGCAAAAATTCAAAAGGAGTAAGCTTGTACGATGAATCAAGTGGCGGCTGCAGTGATGCTATAACAGATTATGGAGTGAATTCAAATGAAGGAGCTGAAAGCCTTATTTCAATTATAATTTCCCATTGTGCCACTAGTGAATTAAAATGATTTATTCGACAGACAATAAGAGCAGCTTTAACTCGTTATCTGTTAATTCTCTCCATTCCCCTTCTTTTAAATTTTCATCTAGATTAAGATATCCCATGGAAAGCCTTTTTAGATAAATAACCTTTGAGCCAAGTGATTCAAACATCCTTTTTATTTGATGATATTTTCCTTCTTTGATTGACACGTAAACTTTTGATATACTACCTGATGATATTATTTCTAAATAAGCAGGCATAGTCTTATAACCATCATCTAAAACGATGCCGTTTGAAAACAATGAAATATCATCTTCATCAATAAATCCAGAAATCTCTGCGTAATATTTTTTATACACATGCTTTTTTGGTGATAGCAATTTATGGGCTAGTATACCGTCATTTGTAAGAAGAAGTAGTCCTTCCGTGTCTTTGTCAAGTCTTCCTGCAGGGAAGACTTTTCTTGCTTTAATATCATCTGGCAAAAGATCTAGTACAGTTTTTTCTGACGGATCATAAGTAGCGCTAATGACACCTCTTGGTTTGTTCATCATTATGTATATATATTTTCTATAAAATATTTTTTCATCGTTAAATATAATGTCATCTTTATCAGTTTCGATGATTAGCCCGGGATCATTGACAGTTCTGCCGTTTACGGTTACAAGACCTTCTTTTATGAAGCCTTTTACTTCTTTCCTAGTTCCAAACCCCGTATTTGATAGAAGCTTATCAATTCGCATCTTTGCCATTTCAATTCCCCCATATACTTTGACAGGATTTCTTTATAAATTATATCCTAAATGTAGAAAAATAAAAGAGTAAAATGTGATATATGTCATATTTTTTAATTTTAGACAATGATAAAATACAAATGATGAAAATATAATAAATTTTCTGAAGTGTATACAGTATATTGACTACAAAAGACAAAGCAGTTATAATTAAACCATAATAAATAATAAATTTTAGGGGGTATAAAAGTGATTAATGAGTGGCGCGGTTTTCAGGATGGCAAGTGGCAAAAAAACATTGATGTGCAGGATTTTATTCAGAGAAACTACACGTTATATGAAGGCGATGACAGCTTTTTAGAAGGTCCTACAGAAAAGACTACTAAACTATGGAATAAAGTTCTTGAACTTATGAGGGAGGAACTAGAAAAGGGTGTACTTGATATTGATACAAAAACTGTTTCATCTATAACATCCCATGATGCTGGATATATAGATAAAGACCTTGAGGAGATAGTTGGACTTCAAACAGATAAACCTCTTAAAAGAGCAATAATGCCGTATGGCGGTATAAGGATGGTTAAAAAAGCTTGTGAAGCATACGGATATAAGGTTGATCCT contains the following coding sequences:
- a CDS encoding pseudouridine synthase → MAKMRIDKLLSNTGFGTRKEVKGFIKEGLVTVNGRTVNDPGLIIETDKDDIIFNDEKIFYRKYIYIMMNKPRGVISATYDPSEKTVLDLLPDDIKARKVFPAGRLDKDTEGLLLLTNDGILAHKLLSPKKHVYKKYYAEISGFIDEDDISLFSNGIVLDDGYKTMPAYLEIISSGSISKVYVSIKEGKYHQIKRMFESLGSKVIYLKRLSMGYLNLDENLKEGEWRELTDNELKLLLLSVE
- a CDS encoding sugar phosphate nucleotidyltransferase, with the translated sequence MKALLLAGGLGTRLRPLTNFLPKPMVPIMGKPLLESTILRLKHQGVDEVVISTCYKSNHIEKYFGDGEKLGVKVSYIKEDIPLGTGGAIKNAEDFFDDTFIVLNSDIICDLNIKNLVEYHKSKNALATIAMTKVEDPSQYGVIEYDDNDFITAFKEKPKPYETNSKWINAGIYVFEPELLSEIPKDEVVSIERDTYPKLLSKGCSMAAYRYDGYWIDIGTIEKYKRVHFDIFEDNCKFVDVRDYNFKRKTTMIDPSAKIVEPIFIGNNVKIDAKANIGPYVVIGDNTHIGSNSIIRHSIIWDNVKINKNVNLINAVVASNSIIDGMRKIVDEVYANNFNDYAVS
- a CDS encoding glycosyltransferase family 4 protein produces the protein MVKNKEIKIAFLSTFPPRECGIATFTQDLVNELKDIKIINEPKVIAINDREYDYDDDVIYELQQHDRNSYIKLAEKLNDSSIDLLVIEHEYGIYGGEWGEYILDLINNLKIPYVVTLHTILSEPLDKQKYILQELCKKSKRVVTMAKNTIPLLLNVYGVDEKKIAVLPHGVPNLPTLSSESLRKKYNIDDKFVVSTFGLISPGKGLEYGIEAIAKVKEEHPDILYLILGQTHPNIVKSDGEVYRDFLIRRVNELNLNDNVKFVNKYLTKREIVEYLKLSDVYMTPYIGREQAVSGTLAYAAGLGKLVVSTPYKYAEEILSDGRGLLANFKDPDSIAKCIKFAIENPHKRQLMEEKMKVYGKSMMWDNVALEYVEMFLRIFEDLEDDAKEAV
- the ymfI gene encoding elongation factor P 5-aminopentanone reductase, whose protein sequence is MFNGKVIVVTGGSGGIGSFICKKLAELGGCVAIHYNSDYESANNLRRHIKEELGYADIFKADISNRSEVEMMMKDIFDKFGRIDYLVNNAGISQIKPFMDITEDEWKHMMDINLGGAFNCTQSALKYMLKNKKGAIVNISSMWGIYGASCEVHYSAAKGGIIAFTKALAKELGPSNIRVNCVAPGVIDTKMNRKLSVDIIEDLASRTSLERLGTPDEVAKAVSFLLSDESSFITGQVLTVDGGFI
- a CDS encoding glycosyl transferase, whose protein sequence is MNGKSLFNHLFILTDDTGMMQHSIGSTPNPKYGYTTDDNARAIIASAMMYEMYKEEKFLNLIKRYLSFLMYAQDEDGYFRNFMTYDRKFIDDDFSEDCFGRCMWALGYLLDSPLDDRIKLSALKMIEKSLPIIDDLKYIRGKAYTLIGLYHIYNAENKFKKDFIKGKIVNLTNDIIKWYEKNSNDDWKWFEGTVSYDNGIIPLSLLKSFIVLKDEKILDIALESLEFLDSICFRNGYFKAVGCKGWYERGKNIAEFDEQPVEAYTMALMYIDAYNVTGNEKYRERALACDDWFYGKNSKGVSLYDESSGGCSDAITDYGVNSNEGAESLISIIISHCATSELK